The proteins below come from a single Mustela nigripes isolate SB6536 chromosome 14, MUSNIG.SB6536, whole genome shotgun sequence genomic window:
- the WASF2 gene encoding actin-binding protein WASF2, translating to MPLVTRNIEPRHLCRQTLPSVRSELECVTNITLANVIRQLGSLSKYAEDIVGELFTQANTFASRVSSLAERVDRLQVKVTQLDPKEEEVSLQGINTRKAFRSSTIQDQKLFDRNSLPVPVLETYNTCDTPPPLNNLTPYRDDGKEALKFYTDPSYFFDLWKEKMLQDTKDIMKEKRKHRKEKKDNPNRGNVNPRKIKTRKEEWEKMKMGQEFVESKEKLGPSGYPPTLVYQNGSIGSVENVDANSYPPPPLSDSTSPPSPSFSEDSLPPPPAEFSCPADSNQRGPGLAGPKRSSVVSPSHPPPAPPLGSPPGSKPGFAPPPAPPPPPPMMGVPPPPPPGGFGLPGTPPPPSPSSFPPHPDFAAPPPPPPPPTADYPTLPPPPLPQPGGGAPPPPPPPPPPGPPPFPSSGAENPSVAPPPLSDATKPKSSLPPVSDARSDLLSAIRQGFQLRRVEEQQEQEKRDVVGNDVATILSRRIAVEYSDSEDDSSEFDEDDWSD from the exons ATGCCGTTAGTAACGAGGAACATCGAGCCAAGGCACCTGTGCCGTCAGACGTTGCCTAGCGTTAGAAGCGAGCTGGAATGCGTGACCAACATCACCCTGGCAAATGTCATCCGACAGCTGGGCAGCCTGA GTAAATATGCAGAGGACATTGTTGGAGAGCTCTTTACTCAGGCAAATACCTTTGCCTCTCGGGTAAGTTCCCTTGCTGAGAGGGTCGACCGCCTACAAGTTAAAGTCACTCAGCTGGATCCCAAGGAAGAAGAAG TGTCACTGCAAGGAATCAACACCCGGAAGGCCTTCAGAAGCTCTACTATTCAAGACCAGAAGCTTTTTGACAGAAACTCTCTCCCAGTACCTGTCTTGGAAACATATAACACCTGTGATACTCCTCCACCTCTAAATAATCTGACCCCTTACAG GGACGATGGGAAAGAGGCACTCAAATTCTACACAGACCCTTCGTACTTCTTTGATCTTTGGAAGGAGAAGATGCTGCAGGACACCAAGGATatcatgaaagagaagagaaagcatagG aaagaaaagaaagataatccAAATAGAGGGAATGTAAATCCACGTAAAATCAAGACACggaaggaagagtgggagaagatGAAGATGGGACAGGAGtttgtggaatctaaagaaaagCTGGGGCCTTCTGG GTATCCACCCACCTTGGTGTACCAGAACGGCAGTATTGGCTCTGTTGAAAATGTGGACGCAAACAGCTACCCACCACCACCGCTGTCAGACTCCACTTCTccaccttctccttccttctctgaggaCAGCTTGCCTCCCCCACCAGCAGAATTCAG CTGCCCAGCAGACAGCAACCAAAGAGGGCCTGGCTTAGCTGGACCCAAAAGATCCAGCGTGGTCAGCCCAAGCCACCCACCACCAGCTCCTCCTCTGGGCTCTCCACCTGGCTCCAAACCCGGGTTTGCTCCACCGCCTGCCCCTCCGCCGCCTCCTCCAATGATGGGCGTTCCACCCCCGCCACCGCCCGGAGGATTTGGGCTTCCAGGGACCCCACCACCACCTTCACCCTCATCTTTCCCACCTCACCCCGATTTtgctgcccctccacctcctcccccaccgcCCACAGCTGACTACCCAACTCTGCCACCACCTCCCTTGCCCCAACCAGGAGGAGgtgcacctccccctcccccccctcctcctcctccggggccccctcctttcccttccagTGGTGCAGAAAACCCGTCTGTTGCACCACCACCACTTTCTGACGCCACCAAGCCTAAGTCATCCTTGCCTCCTGTGAGTGATGCCCGCAGCGACTTACTTTCAGCCATACGTCAAG gcttccagctgcGCAGGGTTGAGGAGCAGCAAGAACAAGAGAAGCGTGATGTTGTGGGCAACGACGTAGCCACCATCTTGTCCCGTCGAATTGCCGTGGAGTATAGCGATTCGGAAGATGATTCCTCTGAATTTGATGAGGATGACTGGTCGGATtaa